In the Glycine max cultivar Williams 82 chromosome 6, Glycine_max_v4.0, whole genome shotgun sequence genome, ttaatgtgatctattttttcaaaattgataaCTTAATATCGTCAGTCTCAATTGAATAGAAAGGACTATCACATTgagaaatttttcaaaaataaaataaataaatttacatttaaaaaaatattgaaccttattcaaacttttacaaatagaaaaatttattgaaccttctaaataaataaattaagatttaaattgataattaaatccTGTTGTTTTTTTACCACcggttaattattttaatcctaatttatcttcttgttttttatcaaaaaatgttTGCTTTATTGTCATTTGCGTATCCAGGACATAACTTACTTGGAAATTTAAATGTGTGTCTAATTTTAGTTGGATTTTTCATAATCATATTAAAGGTgaacatttaattttacatgtttAGTTCatattagataataaatttgagTCCAAAGTTGACTATCAATTCAAGTAATTTAGTGcctcaaattaaatttttgtgttcTATATTTCAATTTGAGCATTGTTTTGCATAAACTTCTCTCTTAATTAAGAATCTTACGATGAAATTGACTATTCACTTTTTCATAAGGATCAAGTTGCTCTTGTGCAGTCAAGTTTGCTTTCCTTTTTCCACTTTATTATAAAGCTAATGTGAAGCCATTACAATGGGCAAAAGTGAAAGCTGAGTTGGTGAGAACGATGTGTGTAATTCTAAAAAAGTCCTGATTGCGGTTGGTTTGGGCCATGTTTCTTGGCAACTTCTCTCTTACGTTGCATCAGTTTTCACTTTGCCATATAATGTCTATGTTGCTTCCTCCGTAACTGGTGGTCTATGTGAACACACTGTACTTTTCCAGCGCTCTGTTTTTTCTACTGAAAATAATAAGTTGATCCAATAGTGTTTCATGATTTGCACGTTCAGGatgtaaattttataacttttttaatttgcaaaagTGTAGAACATTTCTAAAAGTATTTTATAGTATAAGGCTTTAGTCATTGCCAATCAATACTACACCAACAATTactataaaaagtataaaatagcTATTATCAATAATATCACTCCATTAATAgaaattgatattaaaatattaataaataaatttggttaaaatgtaatttttatttcattatttttctaaatatgtaattttatttcctctattttttaattgagacattttgtcttctcattttttaaaatttcataattttaatcattccattttttaaatgagattttttgtttctcACTTTTTAGAGATTTGTGATTTTACTCCTCATGATCTATTTcaaacatttcaattttttatataaattaagcttatcacaaatagataaataaatacttaaagGGTCTAACTTCATTGAACAAAGCGTGTAAGTATTGTAAATaacttttgaaatataaattaattatataaaattatttttgtttgtttttatcataataatgattaagattagtatgtataaaattgtgtaaaattagttatatttgtttttttaatatttaaagtgGTAGCTAATGTAAACTTGTGTAAATCTAATtgtgtttattgttattatgatttaatataaaaattagtttcaattttatgtgtaaaaatgatattttttaagaaaaattattatttattaaaagttagacatttaaacaactataaaaaaaaaattcaatctccTTTATAAGATGTCTGGATTGGTCACTCGCTATAGAgattaaaatcacaattttttttcttaaaataggagatgaaatatttcaataaaattagaggactaaaatttgtttaaaacgtcataatgataaaaaaaaaagtttaggttTGAGtaggtttaatttaatttggggTAAATCGGGTTTTGTTCtttcaattactttttttaaaacttagttactcaaatttaaaaaaaaaatacatttttagttaCAAAATAGTATACTTGAGGGTCAAAAGTCATTTTTAGTTTCCTGGATCTAAAATTGAGGACTAAAACTGATTTTTTTCCAAACTTGTGggactaaaatgattttttttttttaaatataagaactaaaatcagATTCAATCAATGTAGAgtagataaaaataacaataatggtaaatattcaatttaataaaagtttaaaaataaaatacattattttgtattataaggaaataattataactaaaagTAATGTTTAATTGTTGATCGAATCACGACATTATCTACATGACGTGAAGATTTTCTTTAGTTCGTTAATTTAGCTCTTTAATTAATGAGTAATGTGACTCGAGTAAAACATGACATGTACATTATTCAACTTTGAACTAAGAAGTAAAACCgccaaaaaaaacataatactaAGTCTAAATATAGATTCGGATACACTAAAAGCATAGCAATTATAAAAGTCCATTAGCTTTGAatctgttaaaaaatataatgaaaattgcATCACCCTCTGCCTCTGATAAACATTACTACAACCAGAAGAAAAACAATCCTATGAGTCAATGACaaccagaaaaaccattttGTGTTGGCAAGCATATTCAGAATATGCATCAGTTCCCCTTTAATCCACTTCCTAGTTCTAGAGTTGAATGAACGACCACTCATAAGGAAAATCTTGCCATTGTTCCTTTAATCCCCTTTAAAccatttttcactttttaaataCTTGCATTAAACATGTATAAATTTTGACCAAACATGCATATTACCTCTTCAACCTCTCTTAAGTTTAAAAGGGGTAATAAATTGATGAAAACCACATCAGtaacaaatgataaaatatagtaTACACGTAGTAGATTACCAGAGACACTGGCCACTCGTGTAAGAGCTTCTCTCCATCTCTGCATTTCATCCGTATTCTCTTTATCTTCTTTGAGCCTTTCTGCATATTTGGCAAAGGCTATCTCATAACATCCACTCTGGTTTCGCACATGTGATGTATCAACATCATAAAAAATAGGTACAACACGTCTTGGTGATGTTTGAATGCAGTTGCAGAGGTGTGCAACTTCACGCAATCACTAAGTAGAGGAAGCATTGTTCTTTGAGAAGACCACAACGAAAACGCGAGACCCTGCAATCGCTTGTAGCAGCTCTGGGGCTATGGATTCACCTTTCCTgatatctttatcatctttgaaGGCATCAATGCCTTTCCTTCGCAGAGCTTTGAAAAGAAAACCATTGAAGTCGTTGCGTGTTTCGACGCGGAAGCAGACAAAAACATCGTATGTCCTCATGGCATGAGATCATGAAGAAGAGAGGCATTGGTTGAAGGTATTAGAAGCCATTATAGTTGGCAAATGGGGAAGAAAAGTTGTTGATAATGATGTGTGTTTTTAGTATTGCTGTGATGCTAGGTGGAAAGCAAGAACAAGTTTTTGTGGATACAAACAAAGCGCCGGGCAGTGAAGAAATTAGAAATATAAAGGTGCCAAAAGAAATTAGGTacttgaatttaattataaataaataaaaatggcaAGTTGATCTCTGCAAAAATAATGACACTCAAATGGAAAGTGCCAATCGTCATTATAAATATCACAATGAAAAGCTACCAGTATTGAAACCTTTTGATATATATAGCTATGCTATAGTATCAATCTccatcaaaagaaaaagagttacaacttacagcaatataaattgtattttttggcttctgttttttatttttgataaatatttaattttgtatttattttttaataattttttacttttacgttgaatttttaataaaataatacttttatttttcgattcttaatattttgttttatcatctgataaattaaaaaaatttatatttattttttgataaattagtaaatttttttagtataaattaataaaaaatgaaaaatatttattacagaaaaaacacaaaatatattaatttattagaagttaaaaataagtgtaaaagatctaaaataaaatttttgttttattaaaaactcatcaccaaaacaaaaatttattaatcaacaaatataaaattaaatatttattaaaaataaaaaaaacatatttaagtcttttttttatatactgaCTAGATATAGatagtattttaatttctgaATAATGGAACAGCTATTCTATTGAACGGATTGAGGTTTAGCGTGTAAAGATACATCATTGAAAAGCAATAGCCACAATAAGTACTAGAAAAATGTAGAATAGTTTCAGTGTAAGCCAATTGCGCGAGCCTTCCATAGTAATTATGTCTTCAAGagcattttaaaagataaaaacttaaaaaaaaaaacttgatttacTGATTTTCTTGAGTTTTCAAGAGCATTTTAAAAGAGCTGAATccgaatcttaaaaaaattgtttctttttttttttctttttcaaaagtgCTATAATGATAATATCAATCTTTGCACAGCATTCAACacttaagaaaacaaataattaagtaaatacCGAACATCGAACAACTGGCTATTCAACAAGGAGtacttaattaaaatcaatatttatcaTTCATCATTACAAGCTATGCGGCACGAATTGATGACAATGAACAGTACCACCATCTTTTGAATTGAAGATACGTAGGTTTAGTTAGAGAGAAATAATGTTTGTAGAAGAAAAAATCTGGTTCGATGTAACAAAGGttttgaagaaaagaagaaagaaagggaaattatgtaaatttataaaccaaaaaagaaagggaGTTGTACTTGGCAAATTTTAGTCCACATACCTTCCTAAACTCAAATCAAAACTGTATTGGGCCCATTcaaggggaaaataaaacaagctTACATGTAAAAAGCCTACATATTAACTTCTTCAGCGAGCCTATTTCCAATCATCACAAGGCTTGCATTTCCCGCCATTTAATAATCTCCAATTGAACAGTTGATTTCATTTAGCTAAGAATTCTAACGAGAAAGAGGAGCACAAAGAGCTTGCAGGATCAACAATGACTGTCAAAGTTTATATTGTGTACGCACTTTATTAATCTTTCTTGTTATCATTCAttgctctttcttttttctgaaaatattttccttGCTATACTCTGTTTGTCTTCTGCATCATTTCTCTGATTTTCTTTCCCTTAATAAGTCGTTAGTGTTGTTTCCTGCTATGGTGGTtctcaaaatgattttttttttcactaggTTTCTCTTACATTTTTCAGTGGTTTCTTGAATTTGAAgtctttcaaaattttaatgttcTTTGAAGGTCTTGGAGTCCCACTTCGTTGGATTTTATGCATTgttgttttaagttttaactctGTTCCTTTCATTCTTGATTTAGATGTATTCACTTCTTGAACGGATTTTTACATTTCCTAGTCAAAGGatacttctattttaaatttctttagcttcattttcatttaattcatACTTATTACTATGGTCATTCTCTTGTGAATTGTGATCTTCAATTCCTAGAATTTCATTTGTATTGTCCTCAAGAAAATAGCATAGTTCCTTCAGCTTTGtataaagaatgaaaaattaGGAATGCATTGATAGGTACTACTCAATGCTTGGGCACGTGGAAAGATTAGCTCAAGAAATAAAGACAGGAGCCGATTCTGTACCAGGGGTTGAGTCCCAACTATGGCAGGCatgtaaatttcatttttaatccatCAAAATTCCTAATGCTGTATATGCATTAATTCAACTTATGTCACTTTTAAGTCCAATGGCCCCTGTGCTTTATTCTGTATGATCTCTGTGACTAAGACTTAATTTCCCAAATTTACTCTAGCTAAAGGGATGTTGTAAGCATTCATTTAGTCAAGGGTAGAAAACAACTTCAttattgagaataaaaataggGTATTTAAAGGatttccttttttacttaaCTAAACATATGAGCAGGTACCCGAGACACTATCAACTGAGGAGCTTGAGGCATTGAGAGCACCGCCCAAGAGTGATGTACCAATCATCACCAGAAATGAGCTCCGTGATGCTGATGGTTTTGTCTTTGGCTTCCCAACAAGATTTGGAATGATGGCTGCTCAGTTTCAAGCTTTCCTCGACTCAATCGGATTACTATGGGACGAAGAAGATCAATTTCTTGAAGGCAAGCCTGCTGGAATGTTCTTCAGCACCGGTTGCCAAGGTGGTGGACAAGAAACTACAGCGTAAGACATAATTACATCATGATCGGAAATTAGTTTTCTCAAGCCTGTTTGGATGCCTGTTTTGATAGACTTTTCCATCAGTACTTCTAGGAGGAtacaataattaagaaagaaaaacaaaataaaattctggCTAAGCTAAAATTCAcgtatgaataaattaaaaatatcactcAAAGAAGCAAAAATGAGAGTTTAAACAAATTACCTTTTGCCTAACATGCTTTTCATTTTACCTATTCTCCTAGAAGTATTTATAGATAAGCTTATCTATACCGACCCTTAGTGATTTCCTAAGAATATGATAATGAAATTATGGATTCTAATCTATGATGACAGGCTCACTGCTATCCCTCAGTTGGTTAATCATGGATTGTTGTTTGTTCCAATTTTGTATACATTGGGTGCTGGAATCAGTGGAATGTTTGAGATCGAGGAAGTGAGGGGTGGGAGTCCCTTTGGTTCTGGAACATATGCTGGTACTGATGGCAAAAGGAACCCAACTGAGATTGAGCTGAGGCAAGCATTCCACCAAGGGAAATGTATAGCCGCCATCTCAAAGAAGCTTAAGCGAGATcctcaaaattatctccataATATTGCTCGCAGATGGTGACCAATGGTTGTTTTCTGAGTTCTTATTTCTGTGGTAATGGTTGTTTTCTTTTCAACAAGACAATGTTTTGCATTGAGTGTTGTGGTTTCATTGCACTGTACATTGGTCAttgatgtttgttttttttctagCTCAGAATGTAACGAGTTCTTGTTTTGTGTTTCCATTTTAATGAATATGATTGCTTATTTTCTAAAggcaaaaatattttgtgtatataaattttgttgtatAACACAAGCTCATTCCAACCCCACCCACTTAATTAACAATGTCTCCTTGGAAGAAGGATGCAGGGATGCACCCTTTCCATCAGCTTTGTATCTgtcaaaaaatagaaagaaaaaaattgcatcACCCTCTTGAAAACATTACCACAaccagaagaaaaaataatcctTTGCCAACCAACAGCATCCTATATGCTGGCAAGCTTATTCAGAATTCACATCAGTTCCAGCCCTTTATGCCACTTCCTGATTCTTGAGTTGTGTGGCAGATAACTCAAAATGAAAGTCTTGCCATTGTCCCTTTGCTTGCAGCTTGCATGATTTCTGATGGCATATTGGAAGTTTCTGGCTGGCTTAAAATAAATGGAAGAAGCAAGGGTCATTCTATAAGCCCAGATTTGCAAATTGATTTTGCGACTAGATTTTGATTTCGATGGAGTTGTTGGCAGCTTCCTATCTCCGTTTTGCTGAGATTCCTGCTTTGCTTCTTTTTTCCTTGATTTCTTCCTTCATTTTGTTCAATTACCAAAAACTTGCGCTTTTGAGCCGACAAATTTTCACCTTGCATCATAGTATAGTGAAGTTTGATAGTTCTAGATCCTATTTATATAGCCAACAATACCCGTATTTCTTCACCTCAACATGAAAACCCAATTCAACCATAGTTAAATATGCAATGAACTGGTTTGACCATGAAAAAGGTATGTATCCAATTCAACAAAATCTACTATCAATTTAACCATAAATTTAACTGACTGAACCAATCAAATCATCATCATGAACAAGCTATGTTTAGAGGACAGGAAAATAGTGGTCTAGATccaaatctaaaatatattgtATGTGTTACATGCATAAGacataaaagaagaaaacaaatatatagcGACTCTGCATCATAATCACATCCTTTCTCCTTAGTCAGAAATCTTGTTCCTTAATCTTTCTGATTCTTAATTGTtggattttttaataataaatatttttatttatttgtcatatgtaaattcaaaatcacattaattattcttttatcaattatatttttatttatcttttaatttttaattaatttacatgtatttatttatgaaatgaaaagaaaaataaataaaataagaaattttacaaccattttattagatttaacaaattttattgtattttttagtaaaacatAAAGACCttaaaagaaacatataaaaaGGAATGGAGGGAGTATGAAGATAACTGTTATCAATAACAACACTAATATTAGtggtaattaatattaaaaattaaaaaggattatagttaatttttatGTGTATTAGTATTGCAGTCACAAGTgagaaataatagaaattaagataataatataaaatttatttaaaatatcgttatgaaaaagttaattaaagatattaacAACTTCCAGCAAAATAGTatctaattttatcaaattctaATCAcagtttaatcataaatttaactGATTGAACAAATCCAACTAATATCCTCATATCTccgttcaattttttatttagtctttaaaatattGCATAAGGAAGAGTACCGGGCAAGTCACTTTTTTTCAATTGGCCATAAGTGCctaagacaaaagaaaaaaacaactatATAGTGACTCagcatcaaaatatttttactccttttctttttagggatgcagaaaTCTTATTCCTTAGTTTGACTTCCCGATTCCTAGATTGACTGACACGaggaataatttaattttgtttttatacttttttttagctGTCATGCACTGACAATATTCTCTGATCAACATGGATTTGGATACCCTAAAAGCATAGCAGCTACTCAAACAGAAATTGCATCATCATCTGATAAACATTACTCaaaccaaaaaaggaaaaaaccaaTATTCTTAACcaacaaacaaaacaacacaaGTATCTAATGACAtgttagatattaattagaaaaataataataacaagttttatgagccttaaattgtggaagatgaaagttgtaaaattataagttataaagTCTTGAATAAGCAATTATGTGAGCATTCAGTATTCTTGAATAAGCAATTATGTGAGTAGTCACTCTATTCTAGTATAAATTGGGGGATCATACTCTTATATTTTGGTGtggcaaatgaaataaaatcttcttcttcttccaacaaAGTGGCATCAGAGCTtgagttctagagtgttgagagAGAAACACTTTGTGAGTTGAGAGATGGCAAGCAATGGCTTGAGTATGTTTCAATTCCCTCGTCTTACCAAAGAGAATTATGATAATTGGTGTCGTCGCATGAAAGCCTTGTTAGGTTCTCAAGATGCATGGAAGGTTGAAGAGAAGGtcaatcttgttgatgataaagaagTTGAAGAGCCAACACTAATGCTATCACTTAATAATGGTGAGAAGGAAGACAAATGCTTATGGTATCTTGACAATGGAGCAAGCAATCACATGTGTGGATGCAAAGAGAAATTTGTGGAACTTGATGAGAAGGTGAAAGGAAATGTTTCTTTTGGAGATTCTTCCAAGGTGCAAATCCAAGAAAAATgtactattttaatttctttaaaagatggTGCTCACAAATTAATCACGGATGTTTACTATGTTCCTAAACTAAAAAGCAATACTTTGAGTTTGGGACAACTTGTTGAAAAGGGGAATGGAATTCATATGAAAGATTGTTGTTTATGGCTTCGAGATCAAAATTCTAATTTGATTGCCAAGGTGTTTATGTCAAGAAATAGAATGTTCACTTTGAACATT is a window encoding:
- the LOC100820239 gene encoding probable NAD(P)H dehydrogenase (quinone) FQR1-like 1, with the protein product MMAAQFQAFLDSIGLLWDEEDQFLEGKPAGMFFSTGCQGGGQETTALTAIPQLVNHGLLFVPILYTLGAGISGMFEIEEVRGGSPFGSGTYAGTDGKRNPTEIELRQAFHQGKCIAAISKKLKRDPQNYLHNIARRW